TTCGACCAGCGTGTCGAATGTCGGCGGCGCTTTTCTTTCGAGCACGGTTTTCTGTGTGCCTCTGCGCCTCGCCTCCTCGTCGCTGAGAGTCACCGCGTGAATTCCTCCGAGCAGGTCCGAAAGCGTGGGATTCATCAACAGATTATCGAGGGTGCGCCCGTGCGCCGTCGCGATCAACTGGACGCCTCGCTCGGCGATCGTTCGGGCCGCCTGAGCCTCGGCTTCAGTGCCGATCTCGTCGATGAGGATGACTTCAGGCATGTGATTCTCAACCGCCTCGATCATGACGGCATGCTGCAGGTCGGGCCGCGGCACCTGCATTCTGCGGCTGGCGCCGATACCGGGATGAGCGATGTCACCGTCTCCGCCGATCTCGTTCGAGGTATCGACGATGATCACGCGCTTTAAAAGCTCGGTAGAAAGAACCCGGGCGCCCTCGCGCAACAGAGTCGTTTTACCGACGCCGGGGCGTCCCAGCAGCAGCAGGCTTTTGCCGGATTCGATCACATCACGAAGAATATCGACCGTCCCGAAGACAGCCCTGCCGACGCGGCAAGTCAGGCCGACCACCGTTTCGCGGCGGTTGCGAATGGCCGATATCCGGTGCAATGTGCGCTCGATGCCGGCGCGGTTATCCAGCGTGAATGAGCCGACACGATGGGTGACGTAATCGATGTCTTCGCGGGTAATGGTGGAGTCGCTCAGGTTGATCGCACGGCTGGGAAACCGGCCTTCCGGCTGGCGGCCGAGGTCCATGACAACCTCGATGAGGTTCTTCAGATCGGCCTGACGATGCAGCGCGTCTTTAATATACGGCGGCATCACACGCAGGAGCAGTTCCAGATCGTCAGTGATTTCCTTACTGGGCAATTCACCTCTCCACGACAAGGTAGAATCTGCTACCCTGGACACATGGTAGTGGAATTACGACAGGATCAGGATCTCGAACAGCTCGTAGAACGATCCAAAAGCGATCCCGTTTTCATTTTCAAGCATAGCACGCAGT
The genomic region above belongs to Terriglobia bacterium and contains:
- a CDS encoding R3H domain-containing nucleic acid-binding protein, which codes for MPSKEITDDLELLLRVMPPYIKDALHRQADLKNLIEVVMDLGRQPEGRFPSRAINLSDSTITREDIDYVTHRVGSFTLDNRAGIERTLHRISAIRNRRETVVGLTCRVGRAVFGTVDILRDVIESGKSLLLLGRPGVGKTTLLREGARVLSTELLKRVIIVDTSNEIGGDGDIAHPGIGASRRMQVPRPDLQHAVMIEAVENHMPEVILIDEIGTEAEAQAARTIAERGVQLIATAHGRTLDNLLMNPTLSDLLGGIHAVTLSDEEARRRGTQKTVLERKAPPTFDTLVEIRNRDEFAVYHDTASVVDTFLRGKSTRPEVRMRKDVGYEVVEEATASVVVEEPRRRRKEREPVEPASDGRKTIRIYPYGVSKDRLMRAINDLQVSATIAKTPKDADLVLTLKAHEKRQPRTVKDLEEHGLEVAIIRSNTVSQMKAFLMGAFGLQDQKQEEDSALSEVTEAVDKVMSFGKPIELAPQSAHIRRLQHQLIEQHGLGSESHGEVPWRRVIVLPTRG